In Fusarium oxysporum f. sp. lycopersici 4287 chromosome 6, whole genome shotgun sequence, a single window of DNA contains:
- a CDS encoding hypothetical protein (At least one base has a quality score < 10), whose product MSLPMPLTSWTTRASVIYEKVPYSFTPEAFLSLPLEEGAKWKKLEMGEKVLGAVCVGATPDDTAQAGLFVIGGTSGSDGYTGLQKYTYSTGKWTTITPSELITKDRLWHGSTYIKASDAILIYAGSRDGVAVSSGETFTIQASEPYSVNSYGPGSIPGVKPILLNWSDVDACLVGGNTRNITIALFNPTTGWRESGATLAEPLPKDSSSVQAIVMPGDDGSKSLYTFDLSQSPNQVRRFVLQDTSGAPLSNSAAVGNEKRELSLDDWPEYNSTLAPTATRQNFAIAQGVDGKVVFSGGNSEDPFAIFDATENSWVDATQVFDAENQKVLSDSTLTTSTFSTTETASSAKSTKLTYTQTRSSTSNLEILSTSATSTMLSTGSSTVSLTISEASVSATAGVAAGNSNDDSGISSKVILGIILGSILGVLALLGLLLLFLARRRKPRRNDMEASSTRHFGNGSRQLLSRGQTRGHNATLSQESYSSMAILIDRTGKQKTSLTQKPTNDTTRSSGSSLHKQIKATISKPILQEMPYPALQGYNTRGVGFDVTVAEHRPRTGPMEAQDDMRRSSGWNRYWSGGSALQILGFGGSKRTTAGSEQSSRYSEATHHRSARATQDSSTLPSPIFDFCLEINRVNSGSPGVLTMHPTSPATQTPTSERHCLQASRAHGTPYRYKQPT is encoded by the coding sequence ATGAGTTTGCCCATGCCTCTGACGTCCTGGACGACTCGGGCCTCTGTCATCTACGAGAAAGTCCCTTACTCCTTCACGCCTGAGGCCTTCTTGTCCCTGCCTTTGGAGGAAGGTGCAAAATGGAAGAAGCTAGAGATGGGAGAGAAGGTTTTGGGGGCGGTCTGTGTTGGGGCGACCCCCGATGATACCGCTCAAGCTGGCCTCTTCGTCATCGGTGGGACCAGCGGCTCGGATGGCTATACTGGGCTGCAAAAGTACACCTACTCGACCGGCAAGTGGACTACCATCACCCCCTCCGAGTTGATCACGAAGGATCGCCTGTGGCATGGCTCGACGTACATCAAGGCCAGCGATGCCATCCTTATCTACGCCGGTAGCCGAGACGGAGTCGCGGTCTCGTCGGGCGAAACCTTCACCATCCAGGCATCCGAGCCCTATAGTGTGAACTCCTATGGCCCTGGTTCTATCCCCGGCGTCAAGCCTATTCTTCTCAACTGGTCTGATGTCGATGCTTGCTTGGTCGGCGGCAACACTAGAAATATCACCATCGCCTTGTTCAACCCGACTACAGGCTGGAGGGAATCGGGAGCCACCTTGGCAGAACCCCTACCGAAGGACTCGAGTTCCGTTCAGGCTATTGTGATGCCAGGGGATGATGGCTCCAAGAGCCTCTACACTTTTGATCTCTCACAATCCCCCAACCAGGTCCGCCGATTCGTTCTCCAGGACACTTCTGGCGCGCCCCTTTCCAACTCGGCCGCCGTCGGAAATGAAAAGCGCGAGTTGTCCCTGGACGATTGGCCAGAGTATAACTCAACGCTTGCACCAACCGCTACGCGGCAGAATTTTGCCATTGCCCAAGGCGTAGACGGCAAGGTTGTCTTCTCTGGTGGGAATTCCGAAGACCCTTTTGCCATATTCGATGCTACTGAGAACTCGTGGGTCGATGCCACCCAGGTATTCGATGCTGAGAACCAAAAGGTTCTGTCGGACAGCACGTTGACCACTTCGACTTTCTCAACTACCGAAACAGCTAGCTCGGCCAAGTCGACCAAGTTAACTTATACCCAAACGAGGTCGTCAACCTCAAACTTGGAGATATTATCGACCTCTGCGACCTCGACTATGTTGTCGACAGGCAGCTCAACCGTTTCTCTGACAATTTCCGAGGCCAGTGTCTCAGCCACGGCAGGTGTGGCTGCTGGCAACAGTAACGATGATTCCGGTATCAGCTCCAAGGTCATCCTGGGTATCATACTTGGATCAATCCTCGgagtcttggccttgcttggtctgctgctgttgttcttggcgcGGCGACGCAAGCCCAGGAGAAACGATATGGAGGCTAGCAGCACCAGGCACTTTGGCAACGGCTCACGCCAGCTACTCTCGCGCGGTCAAACCCGTGGCCACAACGCCACGCTGTCTCAGGAATCCTACTCATCCATGGCTATTTTGATAGATCGCACCGGGAAGCAAAAGACCAGTCTAACCCAGAAGCCTACCAACGATACAACTAGAAGCTCCGGCAGCTCTTTGCACAAGCAGATTAAGGCCACCATCAGCAAGCCGATTCTGCAGGAGATGCCGTACCCTGCACTGCAGGGCTACAATACCAGGGGCGTTGGTTTCGACGTAACCGTCGCAGAGCACCGACCCCGTACAGGGCCCATGGAAGCCCAGGACGACATGCGGAGGAGCTCTGGCTGGAACCGATACTGGTCCGGCGGCAGCGCATTGCAGATCCTCGGCTTCGGTGGATCCAAGAGGACAACCGCTGGGTCCGAACAGAGCTCCCGCTACTCTGAGGCCACGCACCATCGTAGCGCGAGGGCCACGCAAGACTCGTCAACTCTACCATCGCCGATCTTTGACTTCTGCCTCGAGATAAATCGGGTCAATTCCGGCAGCCCTGGAGTCCTGACCATGCACCCAACATCGCCTGCAACCCAAACTCCTACTTCGGAGCGCCACTGTCTCCAAGCGTCCCGGGCCCATGGAACCCCCTACAGGTATAAGCAGCCAACCTGA